AAGCATTCAATTGTTGCCAACCAGTTAAAATATAACCTCTGGGCAAAATTTATTGACCTAAAGACTATACTGTATTGCCAGCAAAATGATATTATGGTGATTGCGTACAAACCATTTGGCAGAGGAAGTTTAACAAAAGAAAAAAGTATCCTATTATCCGCTTTAGCAAGAAAATACAATAAAACAGAAGCCCAGATAATTTTGAATTTGCTGATATCCAAAAAGAATGTTGTTGCATTATTCAAATCCGGCAATGTACAGCATCTAAAAGAGAATAAGAATATTTTTGACTTCAAATTAACCAAAGAAGAAAACAAGAAAATTGATGCGTTGATACATTATTCAGGAAAATAAAAATACGCCATATTTAAATAACCCTCATCATTCTCTTATTCTATGTTGTCAATCGTTTTGATCCAGCCAGAGTACCCGTCTAACATCGGCGCAATTGCCAGAGCCATGGCTAATTTTGATTTTAATGATCTTATTTTAATCAGCCCAAAATGCGATCATCTCGATAAAGAAGCCATATTGAGGGCAAAGCACTCTTCCTCAAAAATCCTGAAAAATGCTAAAATAAAGAATTTTTCTTATTTAAACAGCTTTGATTATCTTGTTGGAACAACTTCAAGAATAGGCACAGACTACAACATTCCGAGATCTCCTCTCGATATTGAAAAATTCTTGAAAATTTTAAAAAAAATAAACACCAAAAAATCAAAGATAGCACTTTTATTCGGCAGAGATGGCGCTGGCCTTAACAACAAAGAAATTCAGAAATGTGATTTTATCGTTGCAATTCCCACTTCTCCAAAATACGCGGCATTAAACATAAGCCATGCTGCTGCAATTCTGCTTTATGAAATCTTCAAGAATTCAAAAAACAGCAAAATAGGCGAAAACATAGCATTTGCTGATAAAAAAGACAAGGAAGTTGTTTTGAATTACGTCTTTAGAGCATTGGACAAAATGACTTTCCAGACAAAAGCAAAAAAAGAAACCCAGAAGAAGATCTGGAAAAGGGTTATCGGAAAATCAATGCTCACAAGAAGAGAGGCGTTTGCTCTGTGCGGCTTCTTTAAGAAAATATAACCACCAGAAAGTGACAAAAAACCGAAAGATTTAAATAGTAGCTCTTATATGATATTAAGCATGAAAGGGCGCTATTTAGGATTGGCAACAGCATTAGCTTTTTTCGGATATCTGAATAGTGCCAATGCTAACATTCCCGCCATCAAATCAAATGAAAAAGAACTCGAAATTGATTATTCTGAAAAATCTGGGACTATTGAAAATTTAACAGATATTGTTTTACCTAAGGCGCTGGAAAGCACTATACCAGAACTCTTAGGAACTAAATGGCATTACTTGGGGAAATATGTTGTTGGGAAAAAACTCTATTTTGACCTAAATGACTTTTTAGGTGGAAAGGTAGAGGCAGCAGAATCATCTTCACCAAATTTCGATGTTAAAAATGGCATCATAGATCATAAACTGGATAAATTCGACACAACACCTGAAGGTCTTCGTACAATTATAGAAATACGTTATCTTAAAGATGGCAAGAAAGGCAGGGCAATATTTACCTGTCATATAGCAGAGAAATAATCTAAGATCCGATCTCCATCATCTTGTTCTTGACATCAGATTCAACCAGTATCCTGAAAACATCTGTTATGCTTTTCTGCTGGTTGACCATCCCAACATGCTTCGCTGTCTCATCAATCAAATTGATGTCTCGAGTATTTATTTTTATTTTAATTGGAATATCTTCAGGTATACCATGCAAAACAAGATTGAAGAGAGCTTCATTCTTGTTGCCCTTTTCCTGATTTATGGTCGCTGTCAGTCCAGTAATCCTTTCAATATTGCTCAGCTTTTCTGAATATTGAAGCTCTTTTAGAGAGTCCTTTGTGCCATCTTTTATTGCAGATGCCAATGACCCCGGTATCATGTTGCTTGCAGCCAGCTTGTCAACAACATCGCTAAAGGACTTTAATCCCTTTTCATCAGCAGTATATACTGCATCACGCACACTATTTGCCAAGTCCTGTTCAATAATTGTTGTTGGGTCTATTTTCGAAATCAACTCCTCTGGCTTATTTCTAGCGTAGTTTATCACTCCTCTTTGGCCTTCAATATTCGTCCGTAGTACTATCTCCTGCTCAGTTATAGCCAAATCTCCAATTTGAATATTTCTGTCTTTGAAATAGCTTTTAAGAGGTCCTTCTACAATAGCACCAAAAGGAAGATTTTTTTTGCCAAGATCTGCCAACATTGTGCTAACATCAGCATCAAAAGAGATTGTATTTTTTGTCACCCAAAAGTTCACATCAGTATAAAAATCAATATTCTTGCTCTTCTTTCCAGCAACCTCAAAAAGCTTGTTATCACTGATTTCCCACATCTGTTTTCCTTTTACATTAAATCCAAATTCGATTGGCTCGATTGGCACTTTAGAGCCGACGCGCATTTGCTTTGAGAATATGTCTATCTTGTTCGCGTAAATCTTGTATTCTTCCTCCTCAACCCGCGTGTTCAACATTGTCGCGTATATCTGGCTCCCCTTTAAGTTTACAGCCATCAATAAGGGCACATCCGACTTATATTTTTTAAAATCATCCACACTATATCTGCCCTTTCCTCGTATTTCATACACTTCTTCACTGTTTTTAATTATGTCTCTGGCTTCTTGAGCTGTAAGTGGTTTAGGCAATTCCTCAACATTTTTAATGAGTGTTTTGTGAGTTCTTTCTAAAAATCCCAGATGTTTTTCGTCTTCGCTAGAAAGCTTGTCTTGTTCCTTGAGTTTCGCAATTTTTCCAGTAATCTCTTTTATTCTTTTTGCGTAATCTTCTCTTTTTTCATTTATCTCGTCCATTAAAGCACCCCTCAACTCGTCAAGGGACGGCCTTTTTACAATATTCACGCCTTTGTCATCCATTGCGTAAACAACACCATCCACGAGGCCGCCAGTTCCAATAATTTCGCCATCCTTTTCCAAGCTTACGCTGGTCTTGCCGCCAACCAGGATTTTTGAATCTTCAATTATAACTGCTCTGTCAGATACTTCCTCGCCGCATTTAAAGCACAAGCTAATATCCTTTTTCACTGCATCTTTTGAAAGCTCTTTCCCGATAATATCTTCAACAATGCTCGGCACATCTAACATGCCTATTTTTGTGTCAGTTATTGCATTAAAATCGCCTGTGATTTTATAGCCGCCATTCCTAAACTCCAATGTCGTCTTGCCATTTATCTTGGCATCAACCCTATTGTCTTTTATTTTGTAACCTATCTTCATGCCCTCAGTCATCTGCACCTTGTCTTTTTCAATATTAAACACGCCGCCATTTTGGTTGTCAATAACAAGAGAATCTCCATTGGCCATCTGGATTTTGTACTTCCCATTTTCATGCAC
The Candidatus Woesearchaeota archaeon DNA segment above includes these coding regions:
- a CDS encoding RNA methyltransferase, producing the protein MLSIVLIQPEYPSNIGAIARAMANFDFNDLILISPKCDHLDKEAILRAKHSSSKILKNAKIKNFSYLNSFDYLVGTTSRIGTDYNIPRSPLDIEKFLKILKKINTKKSKIALLFGRDGAGLNNKEIQKCDFIVAIPTSPKYAALNISHAAAILLYEIFKNSKNSKIGENIAFADKKDKEVVLNYVFRALDKMTFQTKAKKETQKKIWKRVIGKSMLTRREAFALCGFFKKI